The Triticum aestivum cultivar Chinese Spring chromosome 7B, IWGSC CS RefSeq v2.1, whole genome shotgun sequence genome window below encodes:
- the LOC123159044 gene encoding chaperone protein dnaJ 11, chloroplastic: protein MATFVTSSPAVIVSARPGRVVGARRCVVARASATMAAPATVAAGRTHYEVLGLGAGASRVEIKAAYRRLAREVHPDAVGGGGDEGFVRLHAAYSTLANPDERARYDRDMTCRAAGMMMRRAAAAGPAVRRRTWETDQCW, encoded by the coding sequence ATGGCTACGTTCGTGACGTCGTCGCCGGCGGTGATTGTTTCGGCTCGCCCAGGGCGGGTAGTAGGGGCTCGGCGGTGCGTGGTGGCGCGAGCGTCCGCAACGATGGCGGCACCGGCGACGGTGGCCGCAGGGAGGACGCACTACGAGGTGCTCGGGCTAGGCGCCGGGGCCAGCAGGGTCGAGATCAAGGCCGCGTACCGGCGTCTTGCCAGGGAAGTGCACCCTGACGCCGTCGGAGGTGGCGGCGACGAGGGGTTCGTCCGGCTGCATGCGGCCTACTCCACGCTCGCCAATCCTGACGAGCGCGCTCGCTACGACCGGGACATGACCTGCCGTGCCGCGGGGATGATGATGCGGCGGGCGGCCGCGGCCGGGCCGGCAGTCCGGAGGAGGACGTGGGAGACCGACCAGTGCTGGTAG
- the LOC123162942 gene encoding chaperone protein dnaJ 11, chloroplastic-like, whose protein sequence is MAAAFASTAAVLRSARPGRVPIARRCVVARASATMAAPAGLAAGRTHYDVLGVSAGASRGEIKAAYRRLARVVHPDTGGGGGDEGFIRLHAAYATLADPDERARYDRDVTSRAAGMMMRRASATTGPAFRRRTWETDQCW, encoded by the coding sequence ATGGCTGCTGCGTTTGCGTCGACGGCGGCGGTGTTGAGGTCTGCTCGCCCGGGACGGGTGCCCATCGCTCGGCGGTGCGTGGTGGCGCGGGCGTCCGCGACGATGGCGGCACCGGCGGGGCTGGCGGCGGGAAGGACGCACTACGATGTGCTCGGCGTAAGCGCGGGGGCGAGCAGGGGCGAGATCAAGGCCGCTTACCGGCGCCTGGCGAGGGTGGTGCACCCggacaccggcggcggcggcggagacgaggGGTTCATCCGGCTGCACGCAGCCTACGCCACGCTCGCCGACCCCGATGAGCGCGCGCGGTACGACCGGGACGTGACCAGCCGCGCCGCGGGGATGATGATgcggcgggcgtcggcgacgaccgGGCCGGCGTTCCGGCGGCGGACGTGGGAGACGGACCAGTGCTGGTAG